From a region of the Chthoniobacterales bacterium genome:
- a CDS encoding glycoside hydrolase family 30 beta sandwich domain-containing protein has translation MKSAIPFISSLLLASACLSFAQTHAEPGIRWICSTQKSPWQDLATTKAASPVADAIKLDPRTTFQTIDGFGGCFNELGWEALEALPAEKREAALKELFSPEGANFTLARAPLGANDFSLGWYSLNETPGDYEMKNFSIERNREALIPYIKAAMKYQPKLGVWASPWCPPSWMTTNGRYRNGRMKGDPQTLDAYALYFSKFVQAWRAEGINLYAIFPQNEMALNDSIYPQCAWNSGDMNVFVRDHLLPQLKKDNVNVEVWLGTITNNNLADFVDPVLGDPKTAAGITGVGYQYGGQEAMLATHEKYPGKKFAQTETECYGGGNAWDQGLITFGRIIENTSHFASSYFFWNMVLDESGLSRWNWRQNSLLTVNRKAETVTYNSEFYAMKHFSATVMPGARRIAVSGGPFQKTVAFQNPDGSKVLAFANDTDRPVSAAVEAGGSTFQMDVPALSMNTVILH, from the coding sequence ATGAAATCCGCGATTCCCTTCATCTCATCGCTCCTGCTCGCCAGCGCCTGTCTGAGCTTTGCTCAAACTCACGCGGAGCCCGGCATTCGCTGGATCTGTAGCACGCAGAAATCTCCGTGGCAGGATCTCGCGACCACGAAGGCGGCGTCGCCGGTCGCAGATGCCATCAAGCTCGACCCCAGGACCACCTTCCAAACCATCGACGGGTTCGGCGGATGCTTTAACGAACTCGGATGGGAAGCGCTGGAGGCGCTCCCGGCGGAAAAACGCGAGGCGGCGCTCAAGGAATTGTTCTCGCCCGAAGGCGCGAATTTCACGCTCGCCCGCGCCCCCCTCGGCGCGAACGATTTCTCGCTGGGCTGGTATTCGCTCAACGAGACGCCGGGCGATTACGAGATGAAGAACTTCAGCATCGAGCGCAACCGCGAGGCGCTGATCCCCTACATCAAGGCGGCCATGAAATACCAGCCGAAGCTTGGCGTCTGGGCGTCGCCCTGGTGCCCGCCGTCGTGGATGACCACCAACGGCCGCTACCGCAACGGCAGGATGAAGGGGGACCCGCAGACGCTCGACGCCTACGCGCTCTATTTCTCGAAATTCGTTCAGGCCTGGCGTGCCGAAGGGATCAATCTTTACGCGATCTTTCCGCAGAATGAAATGGCCCTCAACGACAGCATTTATCCCCAATGCGCCTGGAACAGCGGGGATATGAACGTGTTCGTCCGCGACCATCTGCTCCCGCAGTTGAAGAAAGACAACGTGAACGTCGAAGTCTGGCTGGGCACGATCACCAACAACAACCTGGCCGATTTCGTCGATCCGGTATTGGGCGATCCGAAAACCGCGGCGGGCATCACGGGCGTCGGTTATCAATATGGCGGCCAGGAGGCGATGCTTGCCACGCACGAAAAATATCCCGGCAAGAAATTCGCGCAGACCGAGACCGAGTGTTACGGCGGCGGGAACGCCTGGGACCAGGGCCTTATCACCTTCGGACGCATCATCGAGAACACCTCCCACTTCGCCAGCAGTTACTTCTTTTGGAACATGGTCCTCGATGAGAGTGGCCTCAGCCGCTGGAACTGGCGGCAGAACAGCCTGCTCACGGTCAATCGCAAGGCCGAGACCGTGACTTACAATTCCGAGTTTTACGCGATGAAGCATTTCTCGGCGACGGTGATGCCGGGCGCGCGCCGGATCGCCGTGAGCGGCGGCCCGTTCCAGAAAACCGTCGCCTTTCAAAATCCCGACGGCAGCAAGGTGCTCGCCTTCGCCAACGACACCGATAGGCCCGTTTCCGCCGCCGTCGAGGCTGGCGGGTCCACGTTCCAAATGGATGTGCCGGCCCTGTCGATGAACACCGTGATTCTCCACTGA
- a CDS encoding alpha-L-fucosidase, with product MMTTPAKFSALVLGFSLATALAQTDSLQLPPIAKGPFKPDWKSLETYQTPEWYRDAKFGIWAHWGPQCEPEHGDWYARNMYKEGEWQYNLHVAEYGHPSKFGFKDVIQKWKAERFDPDKLVKFYKDNGAKIFMALANHHDNLDLYNSKYQPWNSVALGPKKDLIGGWSAAAHKYGLRFGVSVHASHTWTWYETAQGADKNGPLAGVPYDGKLTKADGKGQWWEGLDPQDLYEQKHAPGNQSGWDWWNWDATKGSTVPDAAYMEKFFKRTQQLWDDYKPDQVYFDDTVLPFHGVTDEVGLNLAAHFYNTRLDKNGQTEAVMNGKWLDEKQRKAMVYDIERGKAHEILPLPWQTDTCIGSWHYDRGIYERKDYKSAASVVRMLADIVSKNGNLMLSVPLRRDGQPDELEIEIVKEIGAWLKVNGEAIYATRPWKIYGEGPSTSEAEKGQFDGQKDVSDKPFTPEDIRFTQSKDSKTLYAIVLEIPKDGKITIKSLAKDSENWPGQIGSVGLVGSDQLQFTRDETGLHVTLPKNFQGKSALALKIQL from the coding sequence ATGATGACAACCCCTGCTAAATTCTCTGCGCTGGTATTGGGCTTTTCGCTCGCGACCGCGCTGGCGCAAACCGATTCCCTACAACTGCCGCCCATCGCCAAAGGGCCGTTCAAGCCGGACTGGAAGTCACTGGAGACCTATCAGACGCCGGAATGGTATCGGGACGCGAAGTTCGGCATCTGGGCGCATTGGGGGCCGCAATGCGAGCCGGAGCATGGCGACTGGTATGCACGCAACATGTATAAGGAGGGGGAGTGGCAGTACAACCTGCACGTCGCGGAATACGGTCATCCCTCGAAGTTCGGCTTCAAGGACGTGATCCAGAAGTGGAAGGCCGAGCGTTTTGATCCCGACAAGCTGGTGAAATTCTACAAGGACAACGGCGCGAAAATCTTCATGGCGCTGGCCAACCACCACGACAATTTAGATCTCTACAACTCCAAGTATCAGCCATGGAATTCCGTCGCTCTCGGTCCAAAGAAGGACCTGATCGGCGGCTGGTCGGCGGCGGCGCACAAATACGGGCTGCGCTTCGGCGTCAGCGTCCACGCATCGCACACGTGGACCTGGTATGAAACCGCACAGGGCGCGGACAAGAACGGGCCGCTGGCCGGGGTGCCCTACGACGGCAAGCTGACCAAGGCCGACGGCAAGGGCCAGTGGTGGGAGGGCCTCGATCCGCAGGATCTCTACGAGCAAAAGCACGCCCCCGGAAACCAATCGGGCTGGGACTGGTGGAATTGGGATGCCACCAAGGGTAGCACCGTTCCCGACGCGGCCTACATGGAGAAATTCTTTAAACGCACGCAGCAACTCTGGGACGACTATAAGCCGGACCAGGTCTATTTCGATGACACCGTGCTGCCCTTCCACGGCGTGACCGATGAAGTCGGCCTGAACCTCGCCGCGCATTTCTACAACACGCGCCTCGACAAGAACGGACAGACCGAGGCCGTGATGAACGGTAAATGGTTGGACGAAAAGCAGCGCAAGGCCATGGTCTATGATATCGAGCGCGGCAAGGCGCACGAGATCCTGCCGCTGCCCTGGCAGACCGACACCTGCATCGGGTCGTGGCATTACGACCGCGGGATTTACGAGCGGAAAGACTACAAATCCGCGGCGTCGGTCGTGCGGATGCTGGCGGATATTGTCAGCAAGAACGGCAACCTCATGTTGAGCGTGCCGCTGCGCCGCGACGGCCAACCCGATGAATTGGAGATCGAAATCGTCAAGGAGATCGGTGCGTGGCTGAAAGTGAACGGTGAGGCAATTTACGCGACGCGCCCGTGGAAAATTTACGGTGAAGGCCCGTCCACCTCCGAGGCGGAAAAGGGCCAGTTCGACGGCCAGAAAGACGTGTCGGACAAGCCGTTCACCCCGGAGGACATCCGCTTCACGCAATCGAAGGACAGCAAGACGCTTTACGCCATCGTGCTGGAGATTCCAAAGGACGGCAAAATCACCATCAAATCGCTCGCGAAGGACTCGGAAAACTGGCCGGGCCAAATCGGCAGCGTCGGTCTGGTGGGAAGCGATCAACTGCAATTCACCCGCGACGAAACCGGCCTGCACGTCACGTTGCCTAAGAATTTTCAAGGCAAGAGCGCCCTCGCCCTGAAAATCCAACTCTGA
- a CDS encoding endo-1,4-beta-xylanase: MKHFASICIAAGLLLVAGRAISQPALKETFKDRFLVGASLNESQFSGENPTAADLIRAQFDSISPENVMKWDSLQPLPGKFNFQTSDRYVSFGLENGMFIVGHTLVWHAQTPDWVFEGANGKPLDRDTLLKRMRDHIHAVVGRYRGKVKSWDVVNEALDGDGTLRTSPWRQVIGDDYIAKAFQFAHEADPAAELFYNDFGIEAGPKRDGALALIRKLKAAGVPITGVGIQEHVGLPWPSSRDVDEAITAFGRLGIKVAITELDIDVLPSRRQNVNADVNRSEAVDPALNPYAAGLPDDVQQALARRYAELFAVYLKHHGTVVRVTFWGVTDGDSWLNNWPIRGRTSYPMLFDRAGRPKPAFYAVLGLVRDDSQSGRERL, from the coding sequence ATGAAGCACTTTGCCTCCATTTGCATCGCGGCGGGGCTTCTCCTCGTTGCCGGGCGTGCGATCTCGCAGCCTGCTTTGAAGGAGACGTTCAAGGATCGTTTTCTTGTGGGAGCTTCGCTCAACGAGTCGCAGTTCTCCGGGGAGAATCCGACTGCGGCCGATTTGATTCGCGCGCAGTTCGACTCAATTTCGCCCGAGAACGTCATGAAGTGGGACTCGCTCCAGCCGCTGCCCGGCAAATTCAATTTCCAGACTTCGGACCGGTATGTCAGCTTCGGTCTGGAGAACGGGATGTTCATCGTCGGGCATACGCTGGTCTGGCACGCGCAAACGCCGGATTGGGTCTTCGAGGGCGCCAATGGCAAGCCGCTGGATCGCGATACCCTGCTGAAGCGGATGCGAGATCACATCCACGCGGTGGTCGGTCGTTACCGGGGAAAGGTGAAAAGCTGGGACGTCGTGAACGAGGCGCTCGATGGCGACGGCACGCTGCGCACCTCCCCGTGGCGGCAGGTCATCGGCGACGACTACATTGCCAAGGCGTTCCAGTTCGCCCACGAGGCCGATCCGGCAGCAGAGCTTTTTTACAATGATTTCGGCATCGAGGCCGGGCCCAAGCGGGATGGCGCGCTGGCGCTGATCCGGAAGCTCAAGGCAGCCGGGGTGCCCATCACGGGGGTGGGTATCCAGGAACACGTCGGTCTCCCCTGGCCTTCGTCCCGGGATGTGGACGAGGCCATCACCGCCTTTGGCCGGCTCGGCATCAAGGTCGCGATCACCGAACTGGACATCGATGTGCTTCCTTCGAGAAGGCAGAACGTAAACGCCGACGTGAATCGAAGTGAGGCCGTCGATCCTGCGCTGAATCCGTATGCGGCCGGACTGCCGGACGACGTGCAGCAGGCCCTGGCCCGCCGCTATGCCGAATTGTTTGCCGTTTACCTCAAACACCACGGTACCGTGGTGCGGGTCACATTCTGGGGCGTGACCGACGGGGACTCGTGGCTGAATAACTGGCCGATTCGAGGCCGGACCAGCTATCCGATGCTTTTTGACCGCGCAGGCCGTCCCAAACCTGCCTTTTACGCGGTGCTCGGATTGGTCCGGGATGATTCGCAATCCGGGCGAGAGCGCCTCTGA